The following proteins are encoded in a genomic region of Protaetiibacter sp. SSC-01:
- a CDS encoding DUF3073 domain-containing protein gives MGRGRQKAKHTKVARELKYFSPDTNYDSLQRELAGNPRLEEDLEKWPEYAYGDDEDDDLDEDDIKTA, from the coding sequence ATGGGGCGCGGCCGTCAGAAGGCAAAGCACACCAAGGTCGCTCGGGAGCTGAAGTACTTCAGCCCGGACACCAACTACGACTCGCTCCAGCGCGAGCTCGCCGGCAACCCCCGTCTCGAGGAGGACCTCGAGAAGTGGCCCGAGTACGCCTACGGCGACGACGAGGACGACGACCTCGACGAGGACGACATCAAGACCGCCTGA
- a CDS encoding PGPGW domain-containing protein, with protein MSMTPEPDDLEGAPASPAAAAGRMVGSALASGKRAAGKAARGAREGIRRNPRADKAYRTAVGVTGGATVALGVVLMPLPGPGALVALGGLAMLGTEFEGAKRVNAKATAAAKAAAAKVAEARKKKAARRAADG; from the coding sequence ATGTCCATGACGCCCGAACCCGACGACCTCGAGGGCGCCCCCGCATCCCCGGCCGCCGCCGCGGGACGGATGGTCGGCTCGGCCCTCGCGAGCGGCAAGCGCGCCGCGGGCAAGGCCGCGAGGGGTGCGCGGGAGGGCATCCGCCGCAACCCGCGGGCCGACAAGGCCTACCGCACGGCCGTCGGCGTGACGGGCGGGGCGACCGTCGCCCTCGGGGTCGTGCTCATGCCGCTGCCCGGCCCCGGCGCGCTCGTGGCGCTCGGCGGACTCGCGATGCTCGGCACCGAGTTCGAGGGCGCCAAGAGGGTCAACGCGAAGGCGACGGCCGCCGCGAAGGCCGCCGCGGCGAAGGTCGCGGAGGCCCGGAAGAAGAAGGCCGCGCGGCGCGCAGCCGACGGCTGA
- a CDS encoding glycosyltransferase family 4 protein gives MTITAPAAPAARATTSEPLRIGMIAPPWFELPPRGYGGTEAVVAALVDQLVARGHHVTLVASGPARTRAQRHLAVYDEPPSHLLGLSPVPEVVLAAEASRLLEEHELDIVHDNSLAGPLLARSRSIPTVATMHGPVTGDNGDYFRRLGSAVELVAISQAQQRLAPDLNWAGTVHNAIDVASFTFNDRKDDELLWIGRFSPDKGAHLAIDAARAAGRRIVLAGKLNERAEHEYFDEAVRPRLGADAEYLGEADAALKRELFARAAALVFPIQWEEPFGMVMAEAMASGTPVVATRRGSVPEVVAHGVTGWIVDEADELPDAIGRALELDPAACRERAERCFDLPVMAEGYERVYRSLVEGGSAVARSETELAA, from the coding sequence ATGACCATCACGGCCCCCGCCGCCCCCGCCGCCCGGGCCACCACATCCGAACCGCTGCGCATCGGCATGATCGCCCCGCCGTGGTTCGAGCTCCCGCCCCGTGGCTACGGCGGAACGGAGGCGGTCGTCGCCGCCCTCGTCGACCAGCTCGTCGCACGGGGCCACCACGTGACCCTCGTCGCGAGCGGACCCGCCCGCACGCGCGCGCAGCGTCACCTCGCGGTCTACGACGAACCGCCGTCGCACCTGCTCGGGCTCAGCCCCGTGCCCGAGGTCGTGCTCGCCGCGGAGGCATCGCGCCTGCTCGAGGAGCACGAGCTCGACATCGTGCACGACAACTCGCTGGCCGGGCCGCTGCTCGCGCGCTCGCGCAGCATCCCGACGGTCGCGACCATGCACGGGCCCGTCACCGGCGACAACGGCGACTACTTCCGCCGCCTCGGCTCCGCCGTCGAGCTCGTCGCGATCTCGCAGGCGCAGCAGCGGCTCGCGCCCGATCTCAACTGGGCGGGCACCGTGCACAACGCGATCGACGTCGCGTCGTTCACCTTCAACGACCGCAAGGACGACGAGCTGCTCTGGATCGGCCGCTTCAGCCCCGACAAGGGGGCTCACCTCGCGATCGACGCGGCCCGCGCGGCCGGCCGCCGCATCGTGCTCGCGGGCAAGCTCAACGAGCGCGCCGAGCACGAGTACTTCGACGAGGCGGTGCGTCCGCGCCTCGGGGCCGACGCCGAGTACCTCGGAGAGGCGGATGCCGCGCTCAAGCGCGAGCTGTTCGCACGCGCCGCGGCGCTCGTCTTCCCGATCCAGTGGGAGGAGCCGTTCGGCATGGTCATGGCCGAGGCGATGGCGAGCGGCACGCCCGTGGTCGCGACCCGTCGGGGCAGCGTGCCCGAGGTGGTCGCGCACGGCGTGACCGGGTGGATCGTCGACGAGGCCGACGAGCTGCCGGATGCCATCGGGCGCGCCCTCGAGCTCGACCCCGCCGCGTGCCGCGAGCGCGCCGAGCGCTGCTTCGACCTGCCGGTCATGGCGGAGGGCTACGAGCGTGTCTACCGCTCGCTCGTGGAGGGCGGCTCGGCCGTCGCCCGCAGCGAGACGGAGCTCGCGGCCTGA
- a CDS encoding FAD-dependent oxidoreductase — protein MTERPTDTSVVIVGAGQAGLSVAYYLRKLGLDAGNDFVVLDRGPGPGGAWQFRWEALRLGSTHRVNDLPGMDELGLSFDTADRALPAREVIADYYRRYEQHYDFKIVRPADVTRVRATFDGFEVTFDDEYGDQTFSTQVVVNATGTWGAPFVPWYPGMNGFRGRHVHTVDYRDAEDFRGQDVVVVGGGTSAIGFLMELEGVAGSLTWATRRPIEFLEEQELNIEGGTRAVTLQDAAAREGRALPSIVSTTGVPRTRRIQSAIERGLLNPRPMFERLEADGVRWADGSSQRADAIIWATGFRPELRHLAPLKLREQAGGVTVAGGAAYRNANVFFAGYGPTASTIGANRAGRTIARQVVSALSSLGY, from the coding sequence GTGACCGAGCGCCCGACCGACACCTCCGTCGTGATCGTGGGCGCCGGCCAGGCGGGCCTCTCGGTGGCCTACTACCTGCGCAAGCTCGGCCTCGACGCGGGCAACGACTTCGTCGTGCTCGACCGCGGCCCGGGGCCGGGTGGCGCGTGGCAGTTCCGCTGGGAGGCGCTGCGGCTCGGCTCGACGCACCGCGTCAACGACCTGCCCGGCATGGACGAGCTCGGGCTGAGCTTCGACACGGCCGACCGCGCCCTGCCGGCGCGCGAGGTGATCGCCGACTACTACCGCCGCTACGAGCAGCACTACGACTTCAAGATCGTGCGGCCTGCCGACGTCACGCGCGTCAGGGCGACGTTCGACGGCTTCGAGGTGACGTTCGACGACGAGTACGGCGACCAGACCTTCTCGACCCAGGTGGTCGTCAACGCGACGGGCACGTGGGGGGCGCCGTTCGTGCCGTGGTATCCGGGCATGAACGGGTTCCGCGGTCGTCACGTGCACACGGTCGACTACCGCGACGCCGAGGACTTCCGCGGTCAGGACGTCGTGGTCGTGGGCGGCGGCACGAGCGCGATCGGGTTCCTCATGGAGCTCGAGGGCGTCGCGGGTTCGCTCACGTGGGCCACGCGCCGGCCCATCGAGTTCCTCGAGGAGCAGGAGCTCAACATCGAGGGCGGCACGCGTGCCGTGACGCTCCAGGATGCGGCGGCGCGCGAGGGACGCGCCCTCCCGTCGATCGTCTCGACGACGGGCGTGCCGCGTACGCGCCGCATCCAGTCGGCGATCGAGCGCGGTCTGCTGAACCCGAGGCCCATGTTCGAGCGGTTGGAGGCGGATGGTGTGCGCTGGGCCGACGGAAGCTCCCAGCGGGCCGACGCGATCATCTGGGCGACGGGCTTCCGCCCCGAGCTGCGGCACCTCGCGCCCCTCAAGCTGCGCGAGCAGGCGGGCGGTGTGACGGTCGCCGGGGGCGCCGCCTACCGCAACGCGAACGTGTTCTTCGCGGGGTACGGTCCGACGGCATCCACGATCGGAGCCAACCGCGCGGGCCGCACGATCGCGCGGCAGGTCGTGTCGGCGCTCAGCTCGCTCGGCTACTGA